In one window of Clostridia bacterium DNA:
- a CDS encoding substrate-binding domain-containing protein, protein MKKILVFLLILTMAFAFTACAPKVETPVAAAAPEAAAPAPTPTKTVYLITMDKMDQHWVNVDAGAKTMAEALGLNYKWDAPDVKDNAKQIEAVNNAVADKADLILLAANDPKAISEAVKTAKAKGVKIIYVDSAADEPAIATLSTNNRQAGVLAGQTMVDELKAAGKTSGKIGIISVNTATNSTMNRENGFKEVVAAAGYTILTTEYKDGDAAASQEAAYGFIAGNEDLVGLYGTNEGSTVGVGNAIKAAGKSIIGIGFDKSDAILGLLKDGSLKAAMAQNPFTMGYLGVAQAYAALNDKSTGPAVIDTGVAILRK, encoded by the coding sequence ATGAAAAAAATCTTAGTATTCCTACTGATTTTAACAATGGCATTTGCCTTTACAGCATGTGCGCCTAAAGTGGAAACACCAGTTGCAGCGGCAGCTCCTGAAGCTGCAGCCCCAGCCCCAACCCCAACTAAGACCGTTTACTTAATCACAATGGACAAAATGGACCAGCACTGGGTGAATGTTGATGCAGGCGCAAAGACCATGGCTGAAGCCTTGGGACTAAATTACAAATGGGATGCACCAGATGTAAAAGACAATGCTAAACAGATTGAAGCAGTTAATAATGCAGTTGCAGATAAAGCAGATTTAATCTTGCTTGCAGCAAATGATCCGAAAGCTATTTCAGAAGCAGTCAAAACTGCAAAAGCAAAAGGCGTAAAAATTATATATGTTGACTCAGCAGCAGACGAACCAGCTATTGCAACATTGTCAACAAACAATCGTCAAGCAGGAGTACTGGCAGGACAGACAATGGTAGATGAGTTAAAAGCTGCTGGTAAAACAAGTGGCAAAATAGGTATCATAAGTGTTAATACTGCAACAAATTCAACAATGAATAGAGAAAATGGCTTTAAAGAAGTTGTTGCGGCTGCTGGATATACTATTTTGACAACAGAATATAAAGATGGCGATGCTGCTGCTTCCCAAGAAGCTGCATATGGCTTTATTGCCGGAAATGAAGATCTGGTTGGATTATATGGAACAAACGAAGGTTCAACTGTAGGCGTAGGAAATGCAATAAAAGCAGCGGGCAAGAGCATTATAGGCATTGGCTTTGATAAATCAGACGCAATTCTGGGACTGCTGAAAGACGGTAGTTTAAAGGCAGCAATGGCACAGAATCCATTTACAATGGGCTATTTGGGAGTTGCACAGGCTTATGCAGCGTTAAACGATAAAAGCACAGGTCCTGCAGTAATAGATACAGGCGTAGCAATTCTTAGAAAATAG
- a CDS encoding ABC transporter permease, with product MQNKEHSFNGMWRQIVSIRGMGQVISVSIALIIMTIVFGIINPLFFSPDNTTNLLRQVVPIMIIGMGQSFVLITGGIDLSIGSVAGMSSMISATLMTAGHMNPWLAALITILACCVVGLFNGLLVSKAKLPAFIATLGTMIIARGIAQLVNGNMNTDGIPESAKVFKDLFYYGDTFGLYNPIWIGLILFIFFNFILSRTRTGRHTYAIGSNYEAAKLSGVNVILAESKVYIFSAFLAGIVGLMLTAQSGMGTMSAGNMYELNAVAASVIGGVSTMGGQGLLFGTVIGSFIWGVLNNGLQFAGAPLALRNLVIGVVVIISVLIDRVARSGKFDFRKVLKSKGVNISS from the coding sequence ATGCAGAATAAAGAACACAGCTTTAATGGCATGTGGAGACAAATAGTATCAATCAGAGGCATGGGGCAGGTAATTTCAGTATCAATCGCACTAATAATCATGACGATTGTATTTGGTATTATAAACCCCTTGTTTTTTTCGCCTGATAATACGACTAACCTTCTGCGCCAAGTTGTTCCAATTATGATAATTGGTATGGGGCAATCCTTTGTATTAATAACAGGTGGTATTGACCTATCCATTGGTTCGGTTGCAGGAATGTCATCCATGATATCTGCAACATTAATGACTGCCGGTCACATGAACCCTTGGCTGGCAGCACTTATAACCATTTTGGCCTGCTGTGTTGTCGGGCTGTTTAATGGACTCCTCGTGTCCAAGGCAAAGCTTCCTGCATTTATAGCAACCTTGGGAACAATGATAATTGCAAGAGGTATTGCTCAATTGGTAAATGGCAACATGAATACTGATGGAATTCCGGAAAGTGCCAAAGTCTTTAAGGACCTGTTTTACTATGGTGATACCTTTGGACTGTACAATCCAATATGGATTGGGTTGATATTATTCATATTCTTCAATTTTATCTTATCCAGAACCAGAACCGGGAGGCATACCTACGCTATCGGGAGCAACTATGAGGCAGCAAAGCTTTCGGGAGTCAATGTCATTCTGGCTGAAAGCAAGGTATACATTTTTAGTGCATTCCTTGCAGGAATTGTAGGATTGATGCTGACCGCACAAAGTGGCATGGGAACTATGAGTGCCGGAAACATGTATGAACTGAATGCTGTGGCTGCATCTGTCATAGGTGGTGTAAGTACGATGGGAGGCCAAGGCTTACTGTTTGGAACAGTAATTGGTTCTTTCATCTGGGGAGTATTAAACAACGGACTTCAATTTGCCGGGGCTCCATTGGCTCTTAGAAACCTGGTAATAGGAGTTGTAGTTATAATATCAGTCCTAATTGACAGGGTGGCTAGAAGTGGAAAATTTGATTTCAGAAAAGTGTTAAAAAGCAAAGGAGTTAATATTTCCAGCTAG